One region of Cucurbita pepo subsp. pepo cultivar mu-cu-16 unplaced genomic scaffold, ASM280686v2 Cp4.1_scaffold000495, whole genome shotgun sequence genomic DNA includes:
- the LOC111785451 gene encoding glucan endo-1,3-beta-glucosidase-like, translating to MANATLNSLFSLSSPMASSFALSRLLRAYTSIAATLLLLLLPTLLHIQAKGGSIGVNYGTLADNLPLPSKVAEFLLDSTIIDRIRLFDANPDILRAFAHTRISVTITVPNDQIPRLVKPNFAEEWIKFNVQPYVPATDIIRILVGNEVLSTANKMLIANLVPAMQSLHTALSEASLSRRIQVSTPHSLGILSNSSPPSTARFRQGYDTHVIKPMLSFLRETNSPLMVNPYPFFGTTAETLDYALFRPNPGVYDSDSGILYTNMLDAQLDAVYSAMKSLGFADLDIVIAETGWPSKGDPAQIGVGPKEAADYNGNLLRHVVSGVGTPLMPNRTFETYIFALFNENLKPGPVGERNFGLFEPDLSPVYEIGILRPTAQSSTPRAHHGPEPTPKGPSPSPSPVADGKTWCLPKTEADSEALQRNIDYVCGLGLDCGPIQENGPCFLPNTVRAHAAYVMNAYFQATDGNDSDCDFQQTGDLTTVDPSYGKCKYW from the exons ATGGCCAATGCCACCCTCAATTCACTCTTCTCGCTTTCTTCACCAATGGCTTCCTCTTTCGCTCTCTCGCGCCTTCTTCGTGCTTACACTTCAATTGCTGCGactttgcttcttcttcttctccctaCACTCCTCCACATCCAAG CTAAAGGTGGATCCATCGGAGTCAATTATGGAACGTTGGCTGACAATCTCCCTCTGCCGTCTAAGGTTGCGGAATTCCTCTTGGATTCCACCATTATCGACCGCATCAGACTGTTCGATGCCAATCCGGACATCTTAAGAGCTTTCGCTCATACACGCATCTCAGTAACCATCACAGTCCCCAATGATCAAATCCCCCGCTTAGTAAAGCCAAATTTCGCAGAAGAATGGATCAAATTCAACGTCCAACCCTACGTACCTGCCACTGACATCATACGCATTCTAGTCGGCAACGAAGTCTTGTCCACCGCCAACAAAATGCTCATCGCGAATCTCGTCCCGGCGATGCAGAGCCTCCACACAGCCCTCTCCGAAGCCTCATTGAGCCGCCGGATTCAAGTCTCGACGCCACATTCACTCGGAATCTTGTCGAACTCAAGCCCGCCGTCCACTGCAAGATTCCGGCAAGGCTACGACACGCACGTAATAAAGCCGATGCTGAGCTTCCTGAGAGAAACAAACTCGCCGCTAATGGTGAATCCATACCCATTCTTCGGCACCACCGCCGAAACCCTAGATTACGCTCTCTTCCGGCCAAACCCTGGCGTGTACGATTCAGATTCAGGGATTTTATACACCAACATGTTGGACGCTCAATTGGACGCTGTTTATTCCGCCATGAAAAGCTTGGGCTTTGCGGATCTGGATATTGTTATTGCCGAAACGGGCTGGCCCTCTAAGGGTGACCCGGCCCAAATTGGCGTTGGCCCAAAAGAAGCCGCCGATTACAACGGGAATCTCTTGCGACATGTCGTATCAGGGGTGGGCACGCCGCTAATGCCGAACCGGACCTTCGAGACGTACATTTTCGCTCTGTTTAACGAAAATCTGAAGCCCGGTCCAGTCGGTGAGAGAAACTTTGGTCTTTTTGAACCGGATCTGAGTCCGGTTTATGAGATTGGGATTCTCCGGCCCACG GCCCAGTCGTCTACACCGAGAGCCCATCACGGCCCAGAACCCACACCAAaaggcccaagcccaagcccaagcccagtGGCTGATGGTAAAACATGGTGCCTGCCCAAAACCGAGGCCGACTCCGAGGCCTTGCAAAGAAACATCGATTACGTTTGTGGGCTGGGCTTGGATTGTGGGCCGATTCAAGAAAATGGGCCGTGTTTTCTTCCCAATACGGTCCGAGCCCATGCTGCTTACGTCATGAACGCGTACTTTCAAGCAACAGACGGGAACGATTCAGATTGCGATTTTCAACAAACGGGCGATCTAACCACGGTGGATCCAA gttatGGGAAGTGCAAATATTGGTAA
- the LOC111785453 gene encoding uncharacterized protein LOC111785453, which translates to MENQSSACLSYEKLNGVATWLGTSVASAFFASLERCSCINLSTSDDHEDPDEAHDRPLMYCTSTSSSVIRSFEPLPPPVNDVANLPV; encoded by the coding sequence ATGGAGAATCAGAGCAGCGCCTGTCTGTCCTACGAGAAGCTTAACGGCGTCGCCACCTGGCTCGGCACCAGCGTCGCCTCCGCCTTCTTCGCCTCTCTCGAGCGCTGTTCCTGCATCAATCTCTCAACCTCCGACGACCATGAAGATCCCGATGAGGCTCACGATCGCCCTCTCATGTACTGCACTTCCACTTCTTCCTCTGTCATTCGCAGCTTCGAACCGCTTCCTCCGCCGGTCAATGACGTTGCCAATCTCCCCGTCTGA